Genomic DNA from Anabrus simplex isolate iqAnaSimp1 chromosome 9, ASM4041472v1, whole genome shotgun sequence:
cgttgagcggagacattagccgttcaagggggtctgttaaatttatgcccgtgcagccagtattcagtagattgtgggttcgaaccccactatcagcagccctgaagatggttttccgtggttttcccattttcacaccaggcaaatgctggggctgtaccttaataaaggtcacagttgcttccttcctactcttagccctttcctgtcccatcttcgccataaggcttatctgtgtcggtgcaatgtaaagcaacttgtatttaaaaaacaaacagatgaccatcgtctgcgagtatggtggcAACCTGGGGAGAAGTCCCAttcttccaatattttggagagACACAGCAGTGATACTGCTGGCATCATGGTATGGTGAGCCATCGAGCATGgcttcaggtcatggctggtagaGACTGAGAGAACACAACGGTATGTCACGGTCATCCTGCCTCCTCATATGTTACCTCTCATGCAACAGTATCATGGTGCCATTttacaacaggacaatgctcgtcctcacactgcacgtgtctctatgaactgtctgattgatgttgaggtactcccgtggccatcGAGACCcgcagatctgtccccgatagaacatgcgtgagaccagctcggacgtcaactccgtcccactgccagtatccaggatatggaggaccagttacaacagttgtgggccagcttgcctcaggaaaggatacaatggctttatgacacccttcccaaccgaatcagtctATACATCCAGGCAAGAGAGGGGTATGTGTGGGTTGCAACGCCATACCGATAAGTgagctcgtactgccaagttcttgaCTCAATTTTgtgatcactgaaataacatcacatactctCTCAACACGTgacgtttcatttcgtttcctcctccccttctgggtgcttcatttTTTTGTCAAGTATTTCTTGTATTATATTAAAACATTAGTGCCTGGAACTTGTCTGTCATATCATGTGTCTCTACACTTATATTTGACTGAAATTTTCATAAGTAGATATTTCATTCCTTTTCTTTTGCTTTCACAGGTGCATGCTGGATGAGAGCAGCATCTCGGTGATCAGTGAATTGTCATCAGCTGAATTATTTTTGAGTGACCTTCTAAAATGAGTGGTTTACGGTGCTTCATGAGACTAGGTGTAGGTGGTTGTAACTTTTATGTGAAACATGTACGTGTCTTTAGTAACCCTTTTAATCATAAATTCTTTACAACTAAGAACAAAGCAAATGTTTCTGAACTTTCAAATCATAATACTAAAACATCTACAGTCTTTGCAGTGTTCAGGGACACTGGTATAGATATGGAGACTGTAAACCAAGCAGTTAATGAATCTCCAGAAATAGCAACCTTTTCTCCAAAGCAGCTCGAGAAATGTGTCAGCGAACTTGTGCATAATGGCTTCACAGGCATTGACTGTCTGAGAATGGTTGCGTTGTATCCACCTCTAGTGAAACTTAAGCAGGGACACATTTCTTTAGCTATTGATTGTTGGAGAAGCACTCAGCTGGGGGATTCCCGAGTCCTTTCTTTGCTGAGGAATTGTCCACATTTTATATGCATTGATCTCTctgaaattcctcgcagaataccACTTTTGAAATCCCTGAGTTCCCAGAGGAATGTGGCAAATTTGTTAAAAAGTGTACCAAATCTCATGTTTGAACAGTGGGATGACATCCTTGCAAAGGTGAACTACCTTGAGAATGTGATGAAAATTGAGAGGAAGCACATCCTTAATACATATGCATTAAATAGATCGTTGATTTTTATTAAGACAAGACATATTTTCTTGGAAAGGAGTGGACTGTACACTTATCCAAAACCTAAAGCGGATCCTAATCAACCAAGTAAGAACCCCGTATTAAGCAGCATCACGGACACTAATGATGAGTATTTTGTTAAAAACATAGCAAAGCTGACCATGGAGGAATATGAAGTTTTTCAAGAATTATATGTGAAAGAGTTAGAAGAAGAGGAGTCTGATTCAGACATTGAATGAGTAAATGTGTAGTATGTTTTGTATCTAGTTCTGAGGCAGGCAATTAATAGTAACCTGTATAGAATTGAAGACTGAATTTATCAAAGGCATTACGTGCCAGAATGTTAGTTTTGAGTTATAAACAAACATAGTTTTGGTAACATACCTCTAAGCTTTCATATGCAAATATCTGGATAAAGAATATTCTTTCTGAGCCATTTACCTCACTAAACATACAGGGTCTCTTATATAAACTAAGATGGAACGCAAGTGTTCGTGCtcgctgcctcagccgaacttgtgTTGTGTGCGGCCACCCTGTTTTAAGTGCGTATACAATCTTCtatgaaatcttaccttgtaaaagatgctggaagtgtcgtccttccggGGTTATACAGgcgttgtatctggtaaccacgttctggctgacgcgagtgagttctgccgctgtaatgtttctgatttcattcgtaatgttttctatCAGTTCCTCCAGCATGTGACGATTTGCTTGatacaatttttctttcagtttacccctcaagtaaaaattacacactgTTAGATGTGGAGAACAAGGGGTatatagaccagcactgatcactctgtctgcaaacacttctgagattgtaagaagggaatcttcagctgtatgaacaggggctgaatcttgtttaaACCACCcatgcaatttttcttcttctgttaactgatgtAAGAACGGCattaaaatgtcatcttggtacctctctgcatttactgtcgcctCGAAAAGACCCAATaatttgcaagtgataaatatcattatgaatTAGCATCCTACAGACACAATAATTCGTCTTGCACTaagagcacaccaaacaccaatcttcctatcataatgagggacttcataaacaccattaggattttctgcacatcagtagtgagagttatgactgttcatttGACCATTAATTTGAAAACACAACTTTgacatacgaaaatatggtgttgcaatgatgactgtctcaccgtgttaaaagcagagattcagactggtgactgatgcttgcaCGGTCGAACAtgtgcaaggtcaagaactatgcgctcgCCTCCCGTACTGCACCTTACAGACCGGAGAGTAAAAACGACACTTCAACGGTCGTAGTTTATGTGAGAGACCCAGTATAATAACAAAATTAAGGCAATAAAaccaaaaataaaattgaaaaggcaCTGAAACCTCTTTTTCATTTGTGAGACTCATGACCTCACAAACAGAATTAATCAGTCATCACTGAATAACAAGTGTTACCAGTTGAGTGGAAAGAAAAAATTTTGTTCTCCATGATATGAAATTGTTAAGTGATCTAGAGTTAAAAAATTAATCCCAATTATCAAAGAAAATAATTGGTTAGAATCTACAGATCTTACATAGCAATAATGCTAATAATGCTGTATTTTTAAAGTTAGCCATATATTTGTTTTAAACAATAATGTTTCTACTGTATGTAGTGTTCTGTTCCCATGAGATTACTTGCTTGCACTATGATTAGCATGTTtgttgtctggctccttggctgaatggtcagcgtaggggccttcggttcagagggcctcgggttcgattcctgtctaagtcggggaatttaatctcaaatgattaattctcttggctcggggactgtatgcttgtactgtccccaacatccctgcaactcatacaccacacaacactatcttccaccacaataacacacagttttctatacacagcagatgctgcccaccttcgtcggaggatctgccatacaagggctgcattaggatagcaatagccacacaaaattattattattattattattattattattattattattattattattattagtactactattattatttccatattgtTTGTATGCAcaggataataataacaacaacaataataataataatcgtatggcctcagctactgtgtgcaaacattttaattcgATGCCATCTGTCTACTCGTCAGTTTCGACTTTCCATTTtaatctaggcctactagatggcagagtaaaccgaatttctCTTGGGCATCCATGGCTGAGTTTTCATGAATTTTGTTGGGTGCataccaaatgtgtcagcagagatcttttacttgccgacatcgtacgacatggagtgttgaatggacttttttacagccttcaaaaatctgactacagGATAAAACATTTGAGAAGAATACTTGAATGGCCAGCTGTCGTTGTGGAGACCTTTAACGGGTGTTTCAAAAGGTTGCCCAGAAACTGAAGTAAACATAGAGCAGTCAAAGTACAACAACTTTTAAATAGGAACGTATAGTCTATGGCAAAACACTATGCCGATGTGATGCCTGCATTGGCTGTGGTTGGTGACAGTTCCAACAGCTTTTGTAAACAATATCCAGTGCCTGACTTATCACTGTGTTGCCAGATCCTCCAAAATTTCAGAGATCTTCCAGTTTTTGAATTAATACGAAATTAAACGGAAATCTTCTGATTTTTTCCGTCCTCACTTTCTAGACACAAGCTACTACGCACAAGTATTTTGCACACCAATACAGTGTTACGTATTTAACTTCAATTGCTATCAGTCTTACGGGAATTTGGGATGCAATACTGATATAATACATTGAGAGTGACTTCTGTAATGTGCCAGTGGTACAGGTCTCTCAAATGTAAGCACTCTCAGATGATAGTTCACTGAGCTGGGATCTCAGTACATGACATACCACATAATTTCTAGGAACGATCGAAGAGTAAAATCCTGCTAGGATTTCCAACTTGGTACAGTTTTGATGAGGAACCACATCTCTGTGagcaaggagaaaaagaagaagaagaagggggtgATGATCTAGATGTTACGCCCATCATCATAGTCCTCATCAGAATGAAAAAGATCCTGAGATAAATGGCGGAAAGTTATTCAGTTCTGTCTCTCAGTGTTAATTGTCTTGTTCTTCTAAGTTCATTAGCCCAGCGGTTGGTTGGCAACAGTTCTCCAAGAATTGTGGTCTTGTGCCAATCTCTTAAGCTTCACGTAGGATTGGCAGTCCAGTTTCACCATTAGTTGCCCGATATTGTTCAGTATAGGCCGTTTTTATAATTTCCTCCCTccatatacatgcatacatacttcCATACATACGTAATCTCactcattttggacattttctttttcgccCCTTCTCACCTTCCATGCCGATGATGGATGACTTGGACTTAAATgccttccagagtgtcactattcatctcaacgccCCTGAAAACAATGGACTCAACAAtaatataggtcattttaaattatttttacatgtcacccccacCCTCCCACTCCACCCCTAGGGGTGGTAGATGTTTTTTACTCCCATGGTATTTATCTTCACATAGtattaagtcatgtgtgtaccaagtttggttgaaattgaaaATTTGccttcacattttttttttctgtacctTGAGAATTATGGTTGTTATTGTAAACATAtgcctactgtcatttcttgatggatacagtacttttgcatccatctcttggcacaggccagagtaaagtgtagcttccaccgaagtcccagtcttcatcgatggctgtgacaatatggaagttgctggggtatgggaagtgctgagtaatgacattcagagtatgactagtgcatctgagttttatgaaaggtgctgctcatagggtcaatcgtgctgcaatagtactttctgactcagtgaggaaagcaatggcaaactacctcactcctcatcttgcctagtacgcctcattttggtgctgccattgctttttgggatttccttataaccgcataacctttggtggtgctatttgaggatccaaccagcctctgggctgatgacctaacagacattgtAAACATGTTATGAAAAGGCTGAATTTCTTTTGTATTGTATAGCTTTAATGCGCCTGCCCTGTCCTTCCTATGTAAAACATTTTACTGTTTTAAAaactaatggatttgatattttatgatgattattataacTCTACTGATGTCAACTGACAAGCTTTGATTCTTTCCTATATTGAAATTGTTAACATGTTGATGTTTTGAGTACCATGCTTTAGGCCTGGTCTAGGTGAATTGACAACAGGCTAGGTGTTGGAACCACTTGCCTGTCTTCCAGGTCGATGTTGCCAAAACCTGCACAGTGAGAACCAGTGCAGCCATTCTTCTGTCATCTGGTCACCAAACTACAAACTTCATATCGTGGGAAAAAAAAATTGAAGCTTGTCAGTTTTGCTGTCTGCATTGGTGAAGAGGAATTTCTTATGCGTTGTTAGAACtacttcaatttttaaaaaataatgttttatcTGGAGAACTGTCTTATAAAACCTAAAATTGTATTAGCCATTGGTTTGATCCATTTGTGACTCAGGTTAATTTTTGTATGGTATATCTATAAGCATTATGGCATCACATCATTACCATGTAAGATGTGTAAGTTACAATAATGGATAATTGATTATCTGTTAAGGCCCCCGTACAGTTTCAGTTAAACACAGCGATGTTACTGTGTGACATGTCTGAACGAAAAACTGTGTGAATTGTGCAGTGTTTTGAATTGTGCAAATGGGTCCTCTTTTGAACCTTTAATTCATTCAGTTGATTGCACAGTTCCCTCAGTTGGTTTTATGATATAAAATGGCAACACCTCAGCCTACAAAACAAGATGCAACCTTGCCTGTATTGAGGCTTAGGCTGATGACACatggagcggtttttgccgagtcggcagccgcgtcggccgctgcctgtgattgatacacagagcggtttttgccgactgtgacgaaaccactgcctgctcgatctgcacctaaaatgactgcttataagcagtcatcgggtacgtatcgagctggcagtggacaaaacacattagcgagCGCGACGTTAGTTGAGGAAGTTAGccaacattatataaaaataaattattgttcttattccaacagtctacttactttatatgtccttttacgtgtatgttattgaatttcaaagatacttcatgatatctaatacaggaatacctaccaatgatgctatcgccgcgtaaattcagccacggccgactggatctatcactagagcgacgcatcaagtcggccgtgattcagctgaatgtattaaatcaatggcgctagagcgcgcacaaagtcttcaaaacgctcgctgcaccgccagctaagcgacaggccgagtcggcaaatttgccacctgtcggcgagcaccgctgtgtctgtttcatcccatctgatacaatagaaacatgcgctgactcggctgccgactcggtaaaaaccgctccgtgtgtcatcagccttattgTGCTTTTCCTGAAATGTGGGACACAGAGAATCAGTAATACTCTAAGCTTCCGTTTCTTCTCTTCTGATAACATTAGTGCTGATGTGGCAAGTAAACAACAAATCATTACCTTATCCAGTTAACCGTTGCAGACCACCTGACTTCACTAATGCAGAGTACAAACAAAAATAGTTCTATGAACTGaacaaaaaattgtaaaatagTTGCAGTTACCAGTTCAGTTTGTCGTTCAATGATCACGGATTAACTGAGAATGAATTGGGGCCTTTAATCTAATTTTGTATGCTAGAGTAATGTACGTGAGAGATGAACCACTGAAATATGTTATAGTGTTGTCACATACTCTCtgctaaatatattattttataccCAATTGTTACCAGCTGTCATGTCAGTATCTGTAGCCCTTTGTTGTAGGTAACACTGATATGAATGATgcataaataaacataataaaaatatactCTTTTAAATTTCAGTTTCAAGAACTAAATTCTTAAATTTAATATCGTACAGATtattataataatcgtatggcctcagctaccgtgtgcagacatttcgatttgacgccatctggctgtctgctcgtcaatttcgacgttctgttttactctaggtccgctagatggcagacagagtaaaccggatctctcttgcgcgtctatggctgagatttaattaattttatcgggtaaataccaaatgtatcaccagaggtcttttacatgccgacatcgtacgacatggagtgttgaatggacttttttccgcccttcaaaaatccaactacctctgccgggtttgaacccgctatcttgggattcagaggccgacactctaccacggatccacagaggcagctacagatTATTATGACAAAAATATTTAGTTTAACCatctaatcaatacacaatattataATCATGGAGCCATCATTAGcacacaaacacttaaataagattaaAAGCATATTAGCATATAATAGCATGAAAAGTTTTTAacatattgtgtattgattaggtggttaaactatatattgccgtgcgcgtagaggcgcgcggctgtgagcttgcatccgggagatagtaggttcgaatcccactatcggcagctctgaagatggttttccgcggtttcccattttcacaccaggcaaatgctggggctgtaccttaattaaggccacggccgcttccttccaactcctaggcctttcctatcccatcgtcgccataagacctatctatgtcggtgcggcataaagcccctagcaaaaaaaaaaaactatatttttctcaaattgcctggtgtgaaaataggaaattacggaaaactatattcagggctagcgacaatggggtttgaacccactatctcccgaatgcaagctttatGAAATTTTGCCAGTTTTCATATAAAGTTAAACTTGAAACCTGCCACATGCTTCACACTGACTTTGGAAGTCAGGGGATATCAAGGAAATTAGACTAGCAATGCACCCCTACTTTGCACAGGAGCAATTGCAAAATTCATGGTGATGGACCTTAGAGTTTTCCTTGTAGACAACATGAGTTGTTTTTCCTCCTGATGTATGTATGTAGCTCCGAGTGTGGTATCTCCAAAGCCCTTCCAGCTGGCCATCTGTTGGCTTGTTCCCTTCTCGCCATGCAGTATTGAAACCATTCTTGTGCTTTCACTGAAACAACAATAACTCCTAAACTATTTCTGCAAATGACATTCTGTAAACAGAAtttttattctaataataataaaatgtttaagGAGAATGAACACTTTATTTTTTTGAGTAGTagattgcctagtgtgaaaatgggaaccatggaaaatcatcttcagtgctgccaacggtgggattcgaaccactacctcccaaatgtaagctcatcGCTACGTGACCTGAATCACAGAGATTCATGCAACctgaattaaatgatttaatcATAGAGCTTTCAATGTCAAAACAAAAAACTGGACTTCTTACTTCTGCAGTAAAAGAAGAAACATCTTGTAAATGAGGA
This window encodes:
- the LOC136881127 gene encoding transcription termination factor 4, mitochondrial: MSGLRCFMRLGVGGCNFYVKHVRVFSNPFNHKFFTTKNKANVSELSNHNTKTSTVFAVFRDTGIDMETVNQAVNESPEIATFSPKQLEKCVSELVHNGFTGIDCLRMVALYPPLVKLKQGHISLAIDCWRSTQLGDSRVLSLLRNCPHFICIDLSEIPRRIPLLKSLSSQRNVANLLKSVPNLMFEQWDDILAKVNYLENVMKIERKHILNTYALNRSLIFIKTRHIFLERSGLYTYPKPKADPNQPSKNPVLSSITDTNDEYFVKNIAKLTMEEYEVFQELYVKELEEEESDSDIE